One genomic region from Haloprofundus salinisoli encodes:
- a CDS encoding site-2 protease family protein produces the protein MNTLLWILIGVILYTVLALVLRQLGILPSSVKMQGPLMTIHTRRGRAFLDWLATPKRFWRAWSNIGVGIALVVMVGTFLLLVLRGVQILQNPPAPTAVNAPRNVLVIPGVNDFLPLSVAPEIAFGLLVGLVVHEGGHGLLCRVEGIDIESMGVVLFTILPIGAFVEPDEESQRKASRGGRTRMFAAGVTNNLAITAITLVLLFGPVTGAIAAAPGAAVGSTFPNSAAATAGIDAGDRIVGFDGANVTSDVDLQNALRESDAANVTVTLADGTERSVQRSLLVTAMSPNSPLADDGSAGVETNDTVVAVNGTAVNTESGLHQAVVDKPIVTLTVENQRGEESNVTGPMGVLLGVSSNGPLSEQTGVPGGEQVVVTSIDGERTLNYSDVQAALDGGQPGDEVNVTAYVDGQLQTYTVTLAEANDGTGRGLVGVTQGPEFSGISVNSLGVVSYPAQQFLGILGGDVQGGLFSQVLFILFLPFAGTVVPGLETNFAGFVAANTSFYTISGPLAALGGGVFILANVLFWVGWINLNLAFFNCIPAFPLDGGRILRTSTEAVVSRLPVEGKRQLTSTITTSVGLLMLVSLLLLLFGPQLLT, from the coding sequence ATGAACACGCTGCTGTGGATACTTATCGGCGTGATCCTCTACACGGTACTCGCCCTCGTCTTGCGACAGCTCGGCATCCTCCCGAGTTCGGTGAAGATGCAAGGACCCCTGATGACGATACACACTCGTCGGGGCCGCGCGTTTCTCGATTGGCTCGCCACCCCGAAGCGGTTCTGGCGGGCGTGGAGTAACATCGGCGTCGGCATCGCCCTCGTCGTGATGGTCGGCACGTTCCTCCTCCTCGTGCTCCGCGGCGTCCAGATTCTACAGAATCCCCCCGCACCGACGGCGGTGAACGCCCCCCGAAACGTGCTCGTCATCCCCGGCGTCAACGACTTCCTCCCGCTGTCGGTCGCCCCCGAGATCGCGTTCGGTCTGCTCGTCGGCCTGGTCGTCCACGAGGGCGGCCACGGCCTGCTCTGCCGGGTCGAAGGTATCGACATCGAGTCGATGGGCGTCGTCCTCTTCACGATTCTCCCCATCGGCGCGTTCGTCGAACCCGACGAAGAGAGCCAACGGAAGGCGAGTCGCGGCGGGCGAACTCGGATGTTCGCCGCGGGGGTGACGAACAACCTGGCCATCACCGCGATCACGTTGGTGCTGCTGTTCGGCCCGGTGACCGGGGCCATCGCGGCGGCCCCCGGTGCGGCCGTCGGGAGCACGTTCCCGAACTCGGCGGCCGCCACCGCCGGAATCGACGCCGGCGACCGAATCGTCGGCTTCGACGGCGCGAACGTCACCTCGGACGTGGACCTCCAGAACGCGCTCAGAGAGAGCGACGCCGCGAACGTGACGGTGACACTCGCGGACGGAACCGAACGGTCGGTGCAGCGGTCGCTTCTGGTGACGGCGATGTCGCCGAACTCGCCGTTGGCCGACGACGGCAGCGCCGGGGTCGAGACGAACGACACCGTCGTCGCCGTCAACGGAACGGCGGTCAACACCGAGTCGGGACTGCATCAAGCGGTCGTCGACAAGCCGATCGTCACGCTCACCGTCGAGAACCAGCGCGGCGAGGAATCGAACGTGACCGGCCCGATGGGCGTTCTCCTCGGCGTCTCGTCGAACGGACCGCTGAGCGAGCAGACGGGCGTCCCCGGCGGCGAACAGGTCGTCGTCACGAGCATCGACGGCGAACGGACGCTCAACTACTCGGACGTGCAGGCGGCGCTCGACGGCGGCCAGCCGGGTGACGAGGTGAACGTGACCGCCTACGTAGACGGACAACTGCAGACGTACACCGTGACGCTCGCGGAGGCGAACGACGGCACCGGCCGCGGCCTCGTCGGCGTGACGCAGGGCCCCGAGTTCAGCGGTATCAGCGTCAACAGTCTCGGCGTCGTCTCGTACCCCGCACAGCAGTTCCTCGGCATCCTCGGCGGCGACGTGCAGGGGGGACTGTTCTCGCAGGTGCTTTTCATCCTCTTTCTACCCTTCGCGGGGACGGTCGTCCCGGGATTGGAGACCAACTTCGCCGGCTTCGTCGCCGCGAACACGAGTTTCTACACCATCAGCGGCCCACTTGCGGCTCTCGGCGGCGGCGTCTTCATCCTCGCCAACGTCCTGTTCTGGGTCGGGTGGATAAATCTCAATCTCGCGTTCTTCAACTGCATCCCGGCGTTCCCGCTCGACGGAGGTCGCATCCTCCGCACCTCGACGGAGGCGGTCGTCTCGCGGTTGCCGGTCGAAGGAAAGCGGCAACTGACGAGTACGATCACGACGAGCGTGGGTCTGCTGATGCTCGTCAGTCTCCTGCTGTTGCTGTTCGGGCCGCAACTGCTCACCTGA
- a CDS encoding formate/nitrite transporter family protein, whose amino-acid sequence MPSTTDDPSGATLSYRHIIEREMENALTEMNRPAKGVAISGFAAGLTVSFGALFMGMALTFQPTFPSTLVKQLTLGGVSAVGFLFVIIGQTELFTAHTTMAVLPVVTDRASVRDLLELWSIVLAANLVGCLCFAGLIAAIGPAMNIVDPAAFGSLAAALLPFPWWVITASGVVAGWLMGLLTWLVAASRDTIACVVIVLVVATTIGFAPFHHALLGTTEVLAAMFLGQGVTLGQFVHFLTWTTLGNAVGGVVFVALLNYGHVALAGDEVDVDYEAGSTSGFGDDTTEQP is encoded by the coding sequence ATGCCATCGACAACAGACGACCCCTCGGGTGCGACGCTCTCGTACCGCCACATCATCGAGCGGGAGATGGAAAACGCGCTCACGGAGATGAACCGCCCGGCCAAAGGCGTCGCAATCTCCGGGTTCGCCGCGGGTCTCACGGTGAGTTTCGGCGCACTGTTCATGGGGATGGCGCTGACGTTCCAGCCGACGTTCCCCTCGACGCTGGTGAAACAACTGACGCTCGGCGGCGTCTCCGCGGTCGGCTTTCTGTTCGTCATCATCGGCCAGACCGAACTGTTCACCGCCCACACGACGATGGCCGTGCTCCCGGTGGTGACCGACCGCGCCTCCGTCCGCGATCTGCTCGAACTGTGGAGTATCGTGCTCGCCGCCAACCTCGTCGGCTGTCTGTGTTTCGCCGGCCTCATCGCCGCCATCGGCCCGGCGATGAACATCGTCGACCCGGCGGCGTTCGGGTCGCTGGCGGCGGCACTGCTGCCGTTCCCGTGGTGGGTCATCACCGCAAGCGGCGTCGTCGCCGGGTGGCTGATGGGGCTTCTGACGTGGCTTGTCGCGGCGAGTCGAGACACCATCGCCTGTGTCGTCATCGTGCTCGTCGTCGCCACCACCATCGGGTTTGCGCCGTTTCACCACGCGCTGCTCGGAACGACCGAAGTCCTGGCCGCCATGTTTCTCGGACAGGGCGTCACGCTCGGGCAGTTCGTGCACTTTCTAACGTGGACGACGCTCGGAAACGCCGTCGGCGGCGTGGTCTTCGTCGCGCTTCTCAACTACGGCCACGTCGCCCTAGCGGGCGACGAGGTCGACGTCGACTACGAAGCGGGGTCGACGTCCGGTTTCGGCGACGACACGACCGAGCAGCCCTGA
- a CDS encoding helix-turn-helix domain-containing protein codes for MDSRGVDGLEAGRAALLAAERADEQRSLTARLDSRESLAEFRAYCNAHDLDFELDDIAEDTQPRAVQYDLSTPQLDALVATFEMGSFNIPRDTTLGEVADYFGISTHAASERFR; via the coding sequence GTGGACTCCCGAGGAGTCGACGGTCTCGAAGCGGGACGCGCGGCCCTCCTCGCGGCCGAGCGGGCGGACGAACAGCGGTCGCTCACCGCCCGGCTCGACAGTCGCGAGTCGCTCGCGGAGTTCCGCGCGTACTGCAATGCCCACGACCTCGACTTCGAACTCGACGACATCGCCGAAGACACTCAGCCGAGAGCCGTACAGTACGACCTCTCGACGCCGCAGTTGGACGCGCTCGTGGCGACGTTCGAGATGGGCTCCTTCAACATCCCGCGGGATACGACGCTCGGCGAGGTCGCAGACTACTTCGGTATCTCGACGCACGCGGCTTCCGAACGCTTCCGTTGA
- a CDS encoding DUF7344 domain-containing protein: MSADDSERSLSPSTAFELLADPSRRGVLYVLYDSDSAIQYERLVDRLLRREITPFDNRRRLHLELHHTVIPKLTASLFVQYDERTRRLRLTDPRSELEPYLAFARSMDRTER, encoded by the coding sequence ATGTCCGCAGACGATTCCGAGCGTTCACTCTCCCCGTCGACGGCGTTCGAACTGCTCGCCGACCCCTCGCGGCGGGGCGTGTTGTACGTCCTGTACGATTCGGACAGTGCCATCCAGTACGAACGACTCGTCGACCGACTCCTCCGCCGGGAGATCACACCGTTCGATAACCGCCGCCGTCTCCACCTCGAACTGCACCACACCGTGATACCGAAACTGACCGCGTCGCTGTTCGTCCAGTACGACGAACGGACCCGCCGTCTCCGTCTGACCGACCCGAGGTCGGAACTCGAACCGTATCTCGCCTTCGCGCGGTCGATGGACCGTACCGAGCGATAG
- a CDS encoding PadR family transcriptional regulator, translating to MRKSGPPKGLISYLVLELLGEKSRYGYEILKEIREISGGHWEPSYGSVYPILYKFEEKGWAERVDREDEPDRKYFALTDSGREELREKRVETGGKAEEFADVILGFYHVYVAFATDGRFDVESPEDAWRFDETFSSWIIEQLIRHHERDFGTFERIDDTPEAFYERYGIDFDS from the coding sequence ATGCGGAAAAGCGGCCCACCGAAAGGCCTCATCTCGTATCTGGTTTTGGAGCTGTTGGGAGAGAAATCCCGGTACGGCTACGAGATTCTCAAGGAGATACGCGAGATAAGCGGCGGACACTGGGAGCCGTCGTACGGTTCCGTCTATCCGATTCTCTATAAGTTCGAAGAGAAAGGCTGGGCCGAGCGGGTCGACCGCGAGGACGAACCCGACCGGAAGTACTTCGCGCTGACCGACAGCGGCCGCGAAGAACTCCGCGAGAAGCGAGTCGAGACCGGCGGCAAAGCCGAGGAGTTCGCCGACGTCATCCTCGGGTTCTACCACGTCTACGTCGCGTTCGCCACCGACGGTCGCTTCGACGTCGAGAGCCCCGAGGACGCGTGGCGCTTCGACGAGACGTTCAGTTCGTGGATCATCGAGCAGTTGATTCGTCACCACGAGCGCGACTTCGGCACGTTCGAGCGAATCGACGACACACCAGAGGCGTTCTACGAGCGGTACGGTATCGACTTCGACTCCTGA
- the pyrH gene encoding UMP kinase → MRVVISIGGSVLAPELDARRVEAHAAAIESLAREGCELGTVVGGGGVAREYINAARGLGANEVQLDQIGIDVTRINARLLIAGLGAGVNPAPAHSYEDAGEAIRRGDISVMGGVVPGQTTDAVAAALAEYVDADLLVYATSVDGVYSADPRSDDGAEKFEELTPEELVKVIAPMSTDAGSSAPVDLLAAKLIERAGMRTIVLDGTEPQRLERAVLRGDHGGTDIVPAGEGTEPTYWSQR, encoded by the coding sequence ATGAGAGTCGTCATTTCTATCGGCGGGAGCGTTCTCGCGCCGGAGCTCGACGCCCGTCGGGTCGAAGCACACGCCGCCGCAATCGAGTCACTCGCCCGCGAAGGCTGCGAGCTCGGCACCGTCGTCGGCGGCGGCGGGGTCGCTCGCGAGTACATCAACGCCGCACGCGGCCTCGGCGCGAACGAGGTCCAGTTGGACCAGATCGGCATCGACGTGACGCGCATCAACGCCCGTCTGCTCATCGCCGGCCTCGGCGCGGGCGTCAACCCCGCTCCGGCGCACAGCTACGAGGACGCGGGCGAGGCCATCCGTCGCGGCGACATCTCCGTGATGGGCGGCGTCGTTCCCGGCCAGACCACCGACGCGGTGGCCGCGGCGCTCGCCGAGTACGTCGACGCGGACCTGCTCGTCTACGCGACGAGCGTCGACGGCGTCTACAGCGCCGACCCGCGCAGCGACGACGGAGCGGAGAAGTTCGAGGAGCTCACGCCCGAAGAGTTGGTGAAAGTTATCGCCCCGATGAGCACCGACGCCGGGTCCTCCGCACCCGTCGACCTGCTGGCGGCGAAGCTCATCGAACGCGCGGGAATGCGAACCATCGTCCTCGACGGGACCGAGCCGCAGCGACTCGAACGCGCGGTGCTCCGCGGCGACCACGGGGGAACCGACATCGTCCCCGCCGGTGAGGGTACCGAACCGACGTACTGGTCCCAGCGATGA
- a CDS encoding molybdopterin synthase, which produces MRTLCVVGPDATTLTERLAARLDGRVATVERLPDGSDPAPDSAASYGLSDDGIWVGAGRDRSRDELLDHLAASYDFALLAGFESSRLPTAVLGDDSASGDDSRDTLLSAPSVDDVDVDDLCTRIEALEPYVTLESLVERVKQDPRAERAGAIATFTGRVRAKDGDGDPRTTRLTFEKYEGVAEERLAEIRRDIESRGGVERVLMHHRTGVIEDGEDIVFVVVLAGHRTEAFRAVEDGINRLKDEVPIFKKETTVESDFWVHDRSS; this is translated from the coding sequence ATGCGCACACTCTGCGTCGTCGGTCCGGACGCAACGACGCTCACCGAGCGGCTCGCCGCGCGACTCGACGGACGCGTCGCGACGGTCGAACGGCTCCCCGACGGCAGCGACCCCGCGCCCGATTCGGCGGCGTCGTACGGCCTCTCTGACGACGGCATCTGGGTCGGCGCGGGCCGCGACCGCTCGCGCGACGAACTGCTCGACCACCTCGCCGCGTCGTACGACTTCGCGCTCCTCGCCGGGTTCGAGTCGTCCCGTCTGCCGACGGCAGTTCTCGGCGACGATTCGGCGTCGGGAGACGATTCGCGCGATACGCTCCTCTCGGCACCCTCGGTCGACGACGTCGACGTCGACGACCTCTGCACCCGCATCGAGGCGCTCGAACCGTACGTCACGCTGGAGTCGCTGGTCGAGCGAGTCAAGCAGGATCCGCGCGCCGAGCGCGCCGGCGCGATTGCGACCTTCACGGGCCGTGTTCGAGCGAAAGACGGAGACGGCGACCCGCGGACGACGCGGCTGACGTTCGAGAAGTACGAGGGCGTCGCCGAGGAGCGCCTCGCGGAGATCAGACGCGACATCGAATCACGCGGCGGCGTCGAGCGCGTGCTCATGCACCACCGCACCGGCGTCATAGAGGACGGCGAGGACATCGTCTTCGTCGTCGTCCTCGCTGGCCACCGAACCGAGGCGTTCCGCGCCGTCGAAGACGGCATCAACCGCCTGAAAGACGAGGTCCCCATCTTCAAGAAGGAGACCACCGTCGAGTCGGACTTCTGGGTTCACGACAGATCGTCGTGA
- the lysS gene encoding lysine--tRNA ligase: MSTDDSNDSDPTAANEGEADENGETRHAFWADEVADEILARGPDEPIVIKGGISPSGVAHLGNFNEILRGYFVAEVLRERGYEVRQVFTSDDRDPLRKLPRKLADRDGNIVGLGDVDAGALGQNLGKPYTDIPDPFGEAESYAAHFAALIEADAERLGVPVEMISNTELYADGTFEPVVRHLLENADAAREVLAEYQSKVDDDYVPFNPVCGNCGKITETVTGIDLDAGTVDYVCTDMTAGDNVISGCDHEGTATFREGKLPWRFEWPAQWQVLGVDFEPFGKDHAEGSWPSGEDIARNVLSIQPPVPMTYEWFTLNGEPLSSSAGNIVTVAEVLELAEPDVLRYFFALNPRRARDFDLRRLDLLVNDFDRFERVYFGEETDENLEALAERAYPFLVDEVREERVRLPYTFAAVLGMVDDPQLRVQMAKNEGHITDETPEWAVEDAMERVEKARTWAERMDNEYNYRLQTELPDVDLDDDVATALSDLADFVEEGHTGEEIQGEIYEAAKARDVQTGDLFQAGYLLFFDQTQGPRLGEFLGELEEEFVVKRLRRAE, encoded by the coding sequence ATGAGCACAGACGACAGCAACGACTCGGACCCGACGGCCGCAAACGAAGGCGAAGCGGACGAAAACGGCGAGACTCGCCACGCCTTCTGGGCCGACGAGGTGGCCGACGAGATTCTCGCGCGCGGCCCCGACGAGCCCATCGTCATCAAGGGCGGTATCTCCCCCTCGGGCGTCGCGCACCTCGGTAACTTCAACGAGATTCTCCGCGGCTACTTCGTCGCCGAAGTGCTGCGCGAGCGCGGTTACGAGGTCCGTCAGGTGTTCACGAGCGACGACAGGGACCCGCTCCGGAAGCTCCCCCGAAAGCTCGCCGACAGAGACGGCAACATCGTCGGCCTCGGCGACGTCGACGCGGGCGCGCTCGGCCAGAACCTCGGCAAGCCGTACACCGACATCCCCGATCCCTTCGGCGAGGCTGAGTCGTACGCGGCGCACTTCGCGGCGCTCATCGAAGCCGACGCCGAGCGCCTCGGCGTCCCCGTCGAGATGATCTCGAACACCGAGCTCTACGCCGACGGCACGTTCGAGCCAGTGGTTCGGCACCTCCTCGAGAACGCCGACGCCGCCCGGGAAGTGCTCGCCGAGTACCAGAGCAAGGTCGATGACGACTACGTCCCGTTCAACCCCGTCTGCGGGAACTGCGGGAAGATAACCGAGACGGTGACGGGAATCGACCTTGACGCCGGCACCGTCGACTACGTCTGCACCGACATGACCGCCGGTGACAACGTCATCTCCGGCTGCGACCACGAGGGGACGGCGACGTTCCGCGAGGGGAAACTGCCGTGGCGCTTCGAGTGGCCCGCCCAGTGGCAGGTGCTCGGCGTCGACTTCGAGCCGTTCGGGAAGGACCACGCCGAGGGCTCGTGGCCCAGCGGCGAGGACATCGCGCGCAACGTCCTCAGCATCCAGCCTCCCGTCCCGATGACGTACGAGTGGTTCACGCTCAACGGAGAACCGCTCTCCTCGTCGGCGGGCAACATCGTCACTGTCGCCGAGGTGCTCGAACTCGCCGAGCCCGACGTCCTGCGGTACTTCTTCGCGCTCAACCCGCGCCGCGCCCGCGACTTCGACCTTCGGCGCTTGGACCTCCTCGTCAACGACTTCGACCGCTTCGAGCGCGTCTACTTCGGCGAAGAGACAGACGAGAACCTCGAAGCGCTGGCCGAGCGCGCCTACCCCTTCCTCGTCGACGAAGTGCGCGAAGAGCGCGTCCGTCTGCCGTACACGTTCGCCGCGGTGCTGGGGATGGTCGACGACCCCCAACTTCGAGTACAGATGGCGAAGAACGAGGGCCACATCACCGACGAGACGCCCGAGTGGGCCGTCGAGGACGCGATGGAGCGCGTCGAGAAGGCCCGGACGTGGGCCGAGCGGATGGACAACGAGTACAACTACCGCCTTCAGACGGAGCTGCCCGACGTCGACCTCGACGACGACGTCGCCACGGCGCTGTCGGACCTCGCGGACTTCGTCGAGGAGGGCCACACCGGCGAGGAGATTCAGGGCGAAATCTACGAGGCCGCCAAGGCACGCGACGTGCAGACCGGCGACCTCTTTCAGGCGGGCTACCTCCTGTTCTTCGACCAGACGCAGGGCCCGCGCCTCGGCGAGTTCCTCGGAGAACTCGAAGAAGAGTTCGTGGTGAAGCGTCTTCGGCGAGCCGAGTGA
- a CDS encoding HVO_2922 family protein, whose translation MTDSHVHVSVSVVADGETIGQFDSDSQSAANASMTSEDAGDQSRTESAETTEAVGAPETVETPETDREPDVDGETDTDESEPEAAATFELYRDKADEWRWRLRHRNGNIIADGGEGYSSKSAAKNGIKSVRRNAPGATLLTR comes from the coding sequence ATGACCGACTCACACGTCCACGTCTCGGTTTCGGTCGTCGCCGACGGCGAAACGATCGGCCAGTTCGACTCCGACTCCCAATCCGCAGCGAACGCGTCGATGACGAGCGAAGACGCGGGCGACCAGAGCCGAACGGAGTCGGCCGAAACGACCGAGGCCGTCGGGGCACCCGAGACGGTCGAGACACCCGAAACGGACCGTGAACCCGACGTCGACGGCGAGACCGATACCGACGAGTCCGAACCGGAGGCGGCGGCGACGTTCGAGTTGTACCGCGACAAAGCCGACGAGTGGCGCTGGCGACTCCGCCACCGTAACGGGAACATCATCGCCGACGGTGGCGAGGGCTACTCGTCGAAGTCGGCCGCGAAAAACGGCATCAAGAGCGTCCGGCGAAACGCACCGGGGGCGACGCTCCTGACGCGGTGA
- a CDS encoding heme-binding protein encodes MPQAPQTEEGWYALHDFRSIDWDVWRDAPQRERERAVAEAVDYLQSHEAVEDAEEGASAVFSIVGHKADLLILHFRPTLDALSTAERRFERTALAGFTDQPTSYVSVTEVSGYVSDEYFEDGADAVDEGLRRYIEGKMKPDIPDGEYVSFYPMSKRRGEKYNWYDLSFEERAELMSGHGDVGREYAGKIKQVIASSVGFDDYEWGVTLFGSDPTDIKDIVYEMRFDEASSRYGEFGQFYVGRRFPSTDLGAYLDGESVPTSEHAGESPHGHGESGRHHGHGKGGGHHHGGDGNGSHHSDDSHHHGGASGHHHGESDTTDEGDADDIRGELTDLNIYAGKPHGEDVYATVLYSEADTDELFEEVEGLRGNFEHYGTHVKTAVYEANERGRSAVVSIWETQSAAETAGGFLSELPGIVSRAGEESGFGTMGMFYTVKSEHRGEFVDKFGTVGGLLDEMDGHQETDLMVNVEDEDDMFIASQWRSKEDAMGFFRSDEFRETVQWGRDVLADRPRHVFLA; translated from the coding sequence ATGCCTCAAGCGCCGCAGACCGAGGAAGGCTGGTACGCGCTGCACGACTTCCGGAGCATCGATTGGGACGTGTGGCGCGACGCACCCCAACGAGAGCGCGAACGCGCCGTCGCGGAAGCCGTCGACTACCTCCAGTCGCACGAAGCAGTCGAGGACGCTGAGGAGGGCGCGTCGGCCGTGTTCTCTATCGTCGGTCACAAGGCCGACCTCCTGATACTGCACTTCCGGCCGACGCTCGACGCGCTGTCGACGGCCGAACGCCGCTTCGAGCGAACCGCGCTCGCCGGGTTCACCGACCAGCCGACATCGTACGTCTCGGTGACCGAAGTCAGCGGCTACGTCTCCGACGAGTACTTTGAAGACGGTGCCGACGCCGTCGACGAGGGGCTCCGGCGCTACATCGAGGGGAAGATGAAACCCGACATCCCCGACGGTGAGTACGTCAGCTTCTACCCGATGAGCAAGCGTCGCGGCGAGAAGTACAACTGGTACGACCTCTCCTTCGAGGAGCGCGCGGAGCTGATGTCGGGCCACGGCGACGTAGGCCGCGAGTACGCGGGGAAGATCAAGCAAGTCATCGCCTCCAGCGTCGGCTTCGACGACTACGAGTGGGGCGTCACCCTGTTCGGCAGCGACCCGACGGATATCAAAGACATCGTCTACGAGATGCGCTTCGACGAGGCATCGTCGCGCTACGGCGAGTTCGGCCAGTTCTACGTTGGGCGGCGGTTCCCGTCGACGGACCTCGGCGCGTACCTCGACGGCGAATCGGTGCCGACGAGCGAACACGCCGGCGAATCGCCGCACGGTCACGGCGAGAGCGGTCGACACCACGGCCACGGTAAGGGCGGCGGTCATCACCACGGCGGCGACGGTAACGGGAGTCACCACAGCGACGACAGTCACCACCACGGCGGCGCCAGCGGCCACCACCACGGGGAGTCGGACACCACAGACGAAGGCGATGCGGATGACATCCGCGGCGAACTCACCGACCTGAACATCTACGCCGGGAAGCCTCACGGCGAGGACGTGTACGCGACGGTGCTGTACTCGGAGGCCGACACCGACGAGTTGTTCGAGGAAGTCGAGGGTCTCCGCGGTAACTTCGAGCACTACGGCACGCACGTCAAGACGGCCGTCTACGAGGCGAACGAGCGCGGTCGGTCGGCCGTCGTCAGCATCTGGGAGACGCAAAGCGCAGCGGAGACGGCCGGCGGTTTCCTCTCGGAACTGCCGGGCATCGTCTCGCGCGCGGGCGAAGAATCCGGATTCGGCACGATGGGGATGTTCTACACGGTCAAATCCGAGCATCGAGGAGAGTTCGTCGACAAGTTCGGCACGGTCGGCGGCCTCTTAGACGAGATGGACGGCCACCAAGAGACGGACCTGATGGTGAACGTCGAAGACGAAGACGACATGTTCATCGCCAGTCAGTGGCGCTCGAAGGAGGACGCGATGGGTTTCTTCCGCAGCGACGAGTTCCGCGAGACTGTACAGTGGGGCCGTGACGTGCTGGCGGACCGGCCGCGGCACGTCTTCCTCGCCTGA
- a CDS encoding DUF7123 family protein: MSATANPSTDGRSKETRLKQYLVEKAQDGELYFKGKFIADEVGLSPKEIGALMVKLRDSTHELTIEKWSYTSATTWRVAPTS; encoded by the coding sequence ATGAGCGCAACAGCGAACCCCTCCACCGACGGACGCTCGAAGGAAACCCGACTAAAGCAGTACCTCGTCGAGAAAGCCCAAGACGGGGAACTGTACTTCAAGGGCAAGTTCATCGCGGACGAGGTCGGTCTCTCGCCTAAAGAGATCGGCGCGCTGATGGTGAAGCTCCGTGACTCCACCCACGAACTCACCATCGAGAAGTGGTCGTACACGAGCGCGACCACGTGGCGCGTCGCCCCCACCTCGTAA
- a CDS encoding aldo/keto reductase: MNYRTLGDSGVEVSEVGFGAWVVGTDWWGDRTEDQAVEMVEYALDQGITYFDTGDVYGHGDSEKLIGKALADYRDEVTLSTKIGYDFYNHPQAGHGELPKRLDSEWIRTCVERSLERLDTDYVDFLQLHNANVDEVTPDVVETLESLREEGTVDALGWALGPSIGWLAEGDRAVEFDFDAIQTVFNVFEQTPGRHFLDTIAREDADTAVIARVPHSSGLLNEQVTPDTELDAGDHRGFRPDEWYETGWEKVEALRFLEHDGERTMGQAAIQWLLSHDAVASVTPTFRTTDDIDEWAAASETPPLSEAEVDRVEELYRENFGITRDDGMDSLRSSVDGADLVGTGKQNAGR, encoded by the coding sequence ATGAACTACCGAACGCTGGGCGATTCGGGAGTGGAAGTGAGCGAAGTCGGCTTCGGCGCGTGGGTCGTCGGCACCGACTGGTGGGGCGACCGGACCGAAGACCAGGCCGTCGAGATGGTCGAGTACGCCCTCGACCAGGGAATCACGTACTTCGACACCGGCGACGTCTACGGCCACGGCGACAGCGAGAAGCTCATCGGGAAGGCGCTGGCCGACTACCGCGACGAGGTGACGCTGTCGACGAAAATCGGCTACGACTTCTACAACCACCCGCAGGCGGGCCACGGCGAGTTGCCGAAGCGACTGGACTCCGAGTGGATTCGAACCTGCGTCGAACGGAGTCTGGAGCGTCTCGACACCGATTACGTCGACTTCCTCCAACTGCACAACGCGAACGTCGACGAGGTGACGCCCGACGTGGTCGAAACCCTCGAATCACTCCGGGAAGAGGGAACCGTCGACGCGCTCGGCTGGGCGCTCGGCCCCTCCATCGGTTGGCTCGCCGAAGGTGACCGCGCCGTCGAATTCGACTTCGACGCCATCCAGACCGTCTTCAACGTCTTCGAGCAGACCCCCGGCCGACACTTCCTCGACACCATCGCGCGCGAGGACGCCGACACCGCCGTCATCGCCCGCGTGCCCCACTCTTCGGGGCTTCTGAACGAGCAGGTGACGCCCGACACCGAACTCGATGCCGGCGACCACCGCGGGTTCCGCCCCGACGAGTGGTACGAGACGGGGTGGGAGAAAGTCGAGGCGCTTCGGTTCCTCGAACACGACGGCGAGCGCACGATGGGGCAGGCCGCCATCCAGTGGCTGCTCAGCCACGACGCCGTCGCGTCGGTGACGCCGACGTTCCGGACGACGGACGACATCGACGAGTGGGCCGCCGCCTCCGAAACCCCGCCGCTCTCCGAGGCGGAGGTCGACCGTGTCGAGGAACTCTACCGAGAGAACTTCGGAATCACCCGCGACGACGGCATGGACAGCCTCCGCTCTTCGGTGGACGGCGCGGATCTGGTGGGCACCGGCAAGCAGAACGCCGGTCGATAA